In Candidatus Defluviilinea proxima, a single genomic region encodes these proteins:
- a CDS encoding zinc ribbon domain-containing protein, with translation MERKIFHGNIKPNDIAQALMAEFNRGNLQAQAVGQATKLAVQIATRMGSQSGGQTAMTVSIQSVDDGVMVDIGEQAWMGVAASLGQTAISALRNPFSLFGRLDDLAQDIENIQLKEKVWQTIGRVCNSLAASHELSERLRRITCEHCGIANPLGEASCIACGAPLGSAHPATCSKCGFVVTNGEQKCPNCGQNL, from the coding sequence ATGGAACGAAAGATTTTTCACGGAAACATTAAACCAAACGACATTGCCCAAGCCCTTATGGCCGAATTTAATCGCGGCAACCTACAAGCGCAAGCGGTAGGACAAGCCACCAAACTTGCTGTCCAGATTGCCACACGAATGGGCTCCCAATCTGGTGGACAAACTGCAATGACCGTCTCGATCCAAAGTGTCGATGATGGCGTTATGGTGGACATTGGCGAACAGGCATGGATGGGTGTAGCCGCCAGCCTCGGCCAGACCGCCATCTCCGCTTTACGAAACCCATTCAGCTTGTTTGGTCGGCTCGATGATCTCGCACAAGACATTGAAAACATACAATTGAAAGAAAAGGTCTGGCAGACAATAGGCCGTGTGTGTAATTCCCTTGCCGCTTCTCACGAATTATCCGAACGCCTACGACGTATTACTTGTGAACATTGTGGAATTGCCAATCCGCTAGGAGAAGCTTCCTGCATCGCCTGTGGAGCCCCTTTGGGAAGTGCTCACCCCGCTACTTGTTCCAAATGTGGTTTTGTTGTCACAAATGGCGAACAAAAATGTCCAAATTGTGGACAAAATTTATAA
- a CDS encoding iron-sulfur cluster assembly accessory protein, which yields MLQEIDTKFTTETNTNISLTSAASDAVKNILAERKLEGYALRVYVAGGGCCGVNFGMALDNNIRDVDTVFEANGVQVVVDEVSIDYLRGASIDFVNDPMRGAGFAVDSPNVKGHSHGEEGGCACGTGGGSCGCGGGSCSCNN from the coding sequence ATGTTACAGGAAATTGACACAAAATTTACTACTGAAACCAATACGAATATCTCTCTAACTTCGGCTGCCAGCGATGCCGTTAAAAATATCCTTGCTGAGCGCAAACTGGAAGGCTACGCCCTCCGTGTGTATGTGGCAGGAGGCGGTTGTTGCGGCGTGAACTTCGGCATGGCGCTCGATAACAACATCCGTGATGTGGATACCGTTTTCGAAGCGAATGGCGTTCAGGTTGTCGTCGACGAAGTTTCCATTGATTATTTGCGTGGCGCAAGCATTGACTTTGTCAATGACCCCATGCGTGGCGCTGGCTTTGCAGTAGATAGCCCCAACGTAAAGGGACACAGCCATGGTGAAGAAGGCGGTTGCGCCTGCGGCACCGGTGGCGGTTCTTGCGGATGCGGTGGCGGTTCCTGCTCTTGCAATAACTAA
- a CDS encoding FHA domain-containing protein, producing MNNNKFDQLEAKLQSLFEDQLMAILPGIKQEDRVIQKLAVALKQNIIEQREKETVTPSVFTLIVASTAAPMWKDPQVMNALKSAIGTAIKDVGLKLATQPTIKITTDDSYAEKEITVIASHNLELVEDTKGMATDAEKKENNDTIPENAFLIVEGVKVHPLRDTVVNIGRRLENHLVIDDPRISRNHAQLRAVNGRYVLFDLNSTGGTFVNGQRTSQTVLYPGDVISLAGVALIFGQDNPPPRPDLNETSPFRDLGASERPTATLEHKTVDIRTDRLKNKKTDK from the coding sequence ATGAATAACAACAAGTTCGACCAGCTCGAAGCCAAATTACAATCACTTTTTGAGGATCAGCTTATGGCGATCCTCCCGGGGATAAAGCAGGAGGATAGGGTCATTCAGAAATTGGCAGTGGCTCTCAAGCAGAACATTATCGAACAACGAGAAAAAGAGACAGTCACTCCAAGTGTTTTTACATTAATCGTGGCATCCACTGCCGCCCCCATGTGGAAGGACCCGCAAGTAATGAACGCTCTCAAAAGCGCGATAGGCACGGCAATAAAAGATGTGGGCTTAAAATTGGCAACCCAACCCACCATCAAGATCACCACTGACGACTCATATGCTGAGAAAGAAATAACGGTAATCGCATCACATAATCTGGAGCTCGTGGAGGACACCAAAGGCATGGCAACTGACGCAGAAAAAAAAGAAAACAACGATACCATTCCCGAAAACGCATTTTTAATCGTTGAGGGTGTAAAAGTTCACCCATTAAGGGATACGGTCGTCAACATCGGCCGCAGACTGGAAAATCACCTGGTCATTGACGATCCACGGATTTCACGCAACCACGCGCAACTTCGTGCTGTCAATGGACGATATGTTCTCTTTGATTTGAATTCTACCGGCGGCACATTCGTCAATGGACAGCGCACCAGTCAGACCGTGCTATATCCCGGCGACGTAATCTCCCTCGCAGGCGTAGCCCTGATCTTTGGGCAAGATAATCCTCCACCACGCCCTGATTTGAATGAAACATCCCCGTTCCGAGACCTCGGTGCAAGCGAACGCCCAACAGCAACTCTTGAGCACAAAACCGTAGACATCAGAACTGACAGACTAAAAAATAAAAAAACAGATAAATGA
- a CDS encoding flippase-like domain-containing protein, giving the protein MFRDFLSNAPESKSPRNRLIFWTSILLAGLFLFLALRGVDWAAFMSALREANYFYIPVIFLWGSLTSWFRAKRWNILLSAGKQVVTTKVFWANMVGYLGNIILPARAGELVRAAYLGKENDIPVSFVLATGLVERFMDLIALVILGSTSLALSGIVSAQLETALKLMTVVAFAGLIGILSVPYIGNKLIISMPSLPGVQPSAKEKVYEFLKQFLHGVEALHHPSRASMFILFTCLIWVMDGVGVVIIAKTVHMNISMLQSFILLASLGLSSAIPSTPGYVGVYQFVAVVVLSPFEIPKLSALILIVFLQAMNFLTIITWGWAGIARASTFLGKKRVTVS; this is encoded by the coding sequence ATTTTTAGAGACTTCCTGTCCAACGCGCCAGAATCAAAATCCCCGCGTAATCGTCTCATTTTTTGGACCTCGATCCTGCTCGCCGGGCTATTCCTTTTCCTTGCCTTACGCGGAGTTGACTGGGCCGCGTTCATGTCTGCGCTACGGGAGGCAAATTATTTCTACATTCCGGTCATATTTCTGTGGGGAAGCCTCACAAGTTGGTTTCGCGCAAAACGTTGGAATATCCTTCTTTCAGCAGGAAAACAAGTTGTAACTACGAAAGTCTTTTGGGCAAACATGGTTGGGTATTTGGGGAATATCATCCTCCCAGCAAGAGCAGGGGAATTGGTTCGTGCGGCTTACCTTGGAAAGGAAAATGATATCCCTGTTTCCTTTGTACTAGCCACCGGACTAGTCGAGCGGTTCATGGATTTGATCGCACTTGTTATTCTCGGCTCTACTTCGCTAGCACTTTCAGGGATAGTATCTGCACAGTTGGAAACAGCGCTCAAACTAATGACTGTGGTCGCGTTCGCAGGGCTTATTGGGATTCTAAGTGTCCCTTATATTGGCAACAAACTAATCATTTCGATGCCATCACTACCCGGCGTTCAGCCGTCAGCAAAGGAAAAGGTTTATGAGTTTTTAAAGCAGTTTCTTCACGGGGTCGAAGCGCTGCATCATCCGTCACGTGCGAGCATGTTCATCCTATTCACGTGTCTCATCTGGGTAATGGATGGAGTTGGGGTAGTGATCATTGCTAAGACGGTACACATGAATATTTCAATGCTCCAATCGTTTATACTGCTTGCAAGCTTGGGACTTTCAAGCGCAATCCCATCCACACCAGGCTATGTAGGTGTATATCAATTTGTAGCGGTGGTTGTTTTAAGTCCATTCGAGATACCAAAGTTAAGCGCGCTGATCCTGATTGTTTTTCTCCAAGCTATGAATTTTTTGACGATAATCACTTGGGGGTGGGCAGGGATTGCACGTGCATCCACTTTTCTAGGTAAAAAGCGAGTAACCGTATCATGA
- the mtnP gene encoding S-methyl-5'-thioadenosine phosphorylase, whose product MTEQATMAIIGGSGLYEMQGLQDIKELLIDTPFGKPSAPIVTGTLEGVRVAFLARHGIGHHITPSEVPYQANIYALKSLGVERIISISACGSLKEEFEPGHIVIPDQIYDNTHKRTRSFFSEGLVVHVGVADPFCEDTSSQLESAVREAGGVVHRGGNFITIEGPRFSTKAESRTYRSWGMSIIGMTASPEVFLAREAEICYATMAHVTDYDVWHVSESPVTVEMVIKTLNKNTELAQNAVRILAKNLKQKRNCDCEHALGTAIITRKDVIPSETLQKLGLLVNKYM is encoded by the coding sequence ATGACCGAACAAGCGACCATGGCGATCATCGGGGGCTCAGGCCTATATGAAATGCAGGGGCTTCAAGATATAAAAGAGCTTCTCATCGACACCCCTTTCGGGAAACCCAGTGCCCCCATTGTGACAGGTACACTTGAAGGAGTACGTGTGGCCTTCCTTGCCCGCCACGGGATCGGGCATCACATTACCCCTAGTGAAGTTCCCTATCAAGCCAATATTTACGCATTGAAATCTCTGGGCGTGGAGAGAATTATCAGCATCAGTGCTTGCGGTTCCTTGAAGGAAGAGTTCGAGCCAGGTCACATCGTCATCCCTGACCAAATTTACGACAATACACACAAACGCACTCGCTCATTCTTCAGCGAAGGACTCGTCGTCCACGTGGGAGTTGCAGACCCGTTTTGTGAAGACACTTCCAGTCAACTTGAATCAGCTGTCAGAGAGGCAGGAGGCGTGGTTCATCGCGGCGGAAACTTCATCACGATAGAAGGTCCACGGTTTTCAACAAAGGCAGAATCCAGAACCTATCGTTCTTGGGGTATGTCTATCATCGGCATGACAGCATCACCAGAGGTTTTCCTTGCTCGTGAAGCTGAGATCTGCTACGCCACCATGGCACACGTCACAGACTATGATGTATGGCATGTAAGCGAATCGCCTGTGACCGTAGAAATGGTCATCAAGACACTGAACAAAAATACGGAGCTTGCGCAAAATGCTGTCCGCATCTTGGCGAAGAATTTAAAACAGAAGCGCAATTGCGATTGTGAACATGCGCTCGGAACAGCGATCATCACGCGCAAAGACGTGATCCCGAGTGAGACATTACAAAAACTTGGCCTGCTGGTCAACAAATACATGTAA
- a CDS encoding FtsW/RodA/SpoVE family cell cycle protein, whose translation MSRFIQNSLLKIAGLFLLLQTIIITISPVVRERSWDVSLRWTQWVVLIVWVVSILRAQFDFKKHLPDADPYLLPVAALLSGWGILTIWRLDNSYGMRQTLWFGISMLVVIAGARITSLKFLQRYKYLLLIGGLTFTAFTLVFGTNPGGFGPRLWLGCCDVYFQPSEPLKLLLIVYLAAYFSDKLPYRLRTIHILYPTLILSGVVIMLLMAQRDLGTASIFLALYMILIYLATNNKNIPLISIVVLAIMGIAGYHFVNTVHARIDTWLNPWNDPGGKSYQVIQSLIAIANGGIEGRGIGLGHPNLVPVTVSDFIYAAIAEETGLLGTLGLLALFGILITRGLRIALRAPDLFKRFLAAGISGYFGVQTILIIGGNLRLLPLTGVTLPFVSYGGSSLLTSFIALLLLLIISNHMDEEPAHVENPSSYVALNTLLLAGLFVSALSTGWWSVIRSPDLLERKDNLRWIIEERYVPRGTILDRSNSPITITTGETGTFARKYIYPDLAPVTGYTDSNYGQAGLESVLDGYLRGLEGNPSSTIWLNHLLYGTTPPGLDIRLSIDLRRQSAADELMNGHKGAVILLNAETGEILVMSSHPTFDPNLLNETAAELLSDPQKPLINRAALGNYPTGSVMEPFGQTVYKNTDLNKEQWLNVYKTFGFDNTPKLQMDVAQPSLDTTKGFNASPLQMVLASAALSHQGVVPAPRIAMAVNTPKNGWLTLPAEGQPLEAIQSSAWDEAVASYIKDGNSYWSHIGKAQSDESPITWFIGGTPPNWQAAPLAIVVLLEENNAGEAQRIGQSVLLDAMNP comes from the coding sequence ATGAGCAGGTTTATACAGAACAGCCTGCTAAAAATTGCTGGCCTGTTTCTACTACTACAAACGATCATTATCACCATATCACCAGTGGTGCGTGAACGTAGCTGGGATGTAAGCCTTCGATGGACGCAATGGGTCGTGCTCATTGTATGGGTCGTTTCTATACTCCGCGCACAGTTCGATTTCAAGAAACATCTTCCAGATGCAGACCCTTATCTTTTACCCGTGGCCGCCCTCCTGAGCGGATGGGGCATCCTTACCATTTGGAGGCTTGATAACAGCTACGGCATGCGTCAAACGCTCTGGTTTGGCATTAGCATGCTTGTGGTCATTGCAGGGGCACGAATTACATCGCTTAAATTCCTGCAACGATACAAATATCTGCTTCTTATTGGCGGGCTGACCTTTACGGCCTTCACACTTGTTTTCGGCACAAACCCAGGCGGCTTTGGTCCACGGTTATGGCTTGGATGTTGCGATGTGTACTTTCAACCTTCAGAGCCTTTGAAGTTACTGTTGATCGTATATCTTGCGGCCTATTTTTCAGATAAGCTCCCCTATCGTCTTCGAACCATTCACATTTTATATCCAACGTTGATCTTGAGCGGCGTTGTGATTATGCTCCTCATGGCACAACGCGATCTCGGCACTGCATCCATTTTCCTCGCGTTGTACATGATCCTAATTTACCTCGCAACGAACAATAAAAATATTCCTCTCATCAGTATCGTCGTGCTGGCGATCATGGGTATCGCTGGTTATCATTTTGTGAACACCGTTCATGCACGCATCGACACCTGGCTAAATCCATGGAACGACCCCGGTGGGAAATCCTATCAAGTCATTCAATCGTTGATCGCCATTGCAAATGGTGGCATTGAAGGACGTGGGATTGGCCTTGGGCATCCGAATCTTGTGCCAGTGACTGTCTCTGACTTTATTTATGCGGCGATAGCAGAAGAAACGGGTCTTTTAGGGACCTTGGGCCTGCTTGCCCTCTTCGGCATTCTCATCACCCGAGGCTTACGCATCGCACTCCGCGCCCCAGACCTTTTCAAAAGGTTCCTGGCGGCTGGCATCTCAGGATATTTTGGAGTTCAAACCATCCTTATTATCGGTGGCAACTTGCGCCTTCTGCCATTGACCGGCGTGACGCTCCCATTTGTTTCGTATGGTGGCTCATCCTTGTTGACATCGTTCATTGCGTTATTGCTCCTGCTCATCATCAGCAATCACATGGATGAAGAGCCTGCACACGTTGAAAATCCATCGTCATATGTCGCGCTCAATACACTCTTGCTCGCGGGTTTGTTTGTTTCAGCGCTTTCAACGGGATGGTGGTCGGTTATTCGCTCGCCCGATCTTTTGGAAAGAAAAGATAATTTGAGATGGATCATCGAAGAGAGATATGTGCCACGCGGCACGATCCTGGACCGGTCCAATTCGCCCATCACAATAACCACCGGTGAAACAGGGACTTTTGCCCGCAAGTATATCTATCCCGATCTGGCCCCAGTCACTGGCTACACCGATTCAAACTACGGGCAAGCCGGGCTTGAATCGGTGTTAGATGGCTACTTACGTGGGTTGGAAGGCAATCCATCCTCAACCATCTGGCTCAATCACCTACTATATGGCACTACTCCGCCCGGCTTGGATATCCGCCTAAGCATTGACCTACGCCGTCAATCTGCCGCAGACGAATTGATGAACGGCCATAAGGGCGCTGTGATCTTGTTAAACGCAGAGACCGGCGAAATATTGGTCATGTCCTCACACCCCACATTCGACCCCAATCTCCTAAACGAGACAGCGGCAGAACTTCTTTCAGATCCACAAAAGCCATTGATCAATCGTGCCGCTCTAGGGAATTACCCAACCGGTTCAGTGATGGAGCCATTTGGTCAAACGGTATATAAAAATACAGATCTAAATAAAGAACAATGGTTGAATGTATACAAAACCTTCGGCTTTGACAACACCCCCAAATTACAAATGGACGTAGCCCAACCGTCTTTGGATACGACGAAAGGATTCAATGCATCACCGCTACAAATGGTGCTGGCCTCTGCGGCATTGAGCCATCAGGGTGTTGTACCTGCGCCACGTATTGCCATGGCCGTAAACACGCCAAAGAATGGCTGGCTTACGCTCCCAGCTGAGGGACAGCCACTCGAAGCGATTCAGTCATCCGCTTGGGATGAGGCGGTCGCATCCTATATCAAAGATGGGAATAGTTATTGGTCCCACATTGGCAAGGCACAAAGCGACGAATCCCCCATCACTTGGTTTATTGGAGGCACACCACCCAATTGGCAGGCCGCACCACTGGCGATCGTTGTTCTGCTCGAAGAAAACAACGCGGGGGAAGCACAACGGATCGGACAGAGCGTATTATTGGACGCCATGAATCCATAG
- a CDS encoding FHA domain-containing protein, which produces MTAIVVLVLRIGLAVVIYVFLWRVLQTLWQELKQQGTILSIQKKPGIHLEAKAENGAEYRYQFHQAEVVIGRATHCDINFTDEALSARHARISFHHAQWWLEDLGSTNGTFLNNDRIMIPTVIISGDNFKCGNITFTLYIDSSSENLPLNKQNKIGDSK; this is translated from the coding sequence ATGACTGCAATCGTAGTCCTTGTTTTGCGGATAGGACTTGCCGTTGTTATTTACGTTTTCCTATGGCGGGTATTACAAACACTCTGGCAGGAACTCAAGCAACAAGGAACCATCCTTTCCATTCAAAAGAAGCCGGGCATTCATCTTGAAGCAAAAGCGGAAAATGGCGCAGAATACAGGTACCAATTTCACCAAGCTGAGGTAGTGATTGGTCGTGCCACCCACTGTGACATTAATTTTACCGACGAGGCCCTTTCTGCGCGTCACGCCCGCATCTCCTTTCACCATGCGCAATGGTGGCTGGAAGATCTCGGATCCACCAATGGGACATTTCTCAACAACGACCGCATTATGATTCCAACAGTGATCATCAGCGGAGACAACTTTAAATGCGGTAACATCACCTTCACGTTGTATATCGACTCGTCCAGCGAAAATCTTCCACTGAACAAACAAAATAAAATCGGAGACTCAAAATGA
- a CDS encoding SH3 domain-containing protein, whose translation MLPKRKVLVFFCAAMGLILLGVFGPFQPVALAQQPTGSVPTVTGTPEGPYVKVDPSLDTIIVYSGPSSFDYPAIGILVKNETAPALGYAKDKTDWIQIRYAGVDGSVGWVYALYVKIFPGGIFLPIVDAPSTPTPMSTPTINPTLQEAFIGQQTPTRLPTFTPPPPLELPSFNEPNTTATAGVPAGLLILSLGLFGFLGAVISYLRGR comes from the coding sequence ATGTTGCCCAAACGGAAGGTATTAGTTTTTTTCTGTGCGGCTATGGGGTTGATCCTTCTGGGTGTGTTTGGTCCGTTTCAGCCGGTTGCCTTGGCACAACAGCCAACGGGTTCTGTGCCAACTGTGACCGGTACGCCAGAAGGACCTTATGTGAAGGTAGATCCCAGCCTTGATACGATCATTGTTTATTCAGGGCCAAGCTCATTTGATTATCCGGCAATCGGCATTCTGGTAAAGAACGAAACCGCGCCAGCTTTGGGGTATGCCAAAGATAAAACAGATTGGATACAGATTCGGTATGCGGGCGTGGATGGGTCAGTTGGTTGGGTGTATGCGCTCTATGTCAAGATTTTCCCTGGCGGGATATTTCTTCCCATTGTGGACGCTCCATCAACACCAACTCCGATGTCGACTCCTACAATCAATCCTACACTTCAAGAAGCCTTTATCGGTCAGCAAACTCCAACGCGATTGCCGACTTTTACGCCTCCTCCGCCTCTTGAATTACCCTCGTTTAATGAGCCGAATACTACAGCGACGGCTGGGGTCCCTGCTGGGCTGTTGATCTTGAGCCTTGGGTTGTTTGGGTTTCTTGGGGCCGTGATTTCCTATCTGCGTGGCAGATAG
- a CDS encoding SH3 domain-containing protein produces the protein MKRFWFKFFEMTLVVSAVSLWILVGAEQVDASEEAQQSTVLATIIYTEQINIRGGPSTVYYPIVGTAQPGEVFPAIGVSPGREWVAITFPSAPGGVGWVYATFVSISGGELNVVEPPPTPTPFATATVNPTFAAAFIFQPTTTRMPTFTPPPPLEIPQYTDVAPRSSGIASGAIVIGLLFIGIVVYVVSIALNRQ, from the coding sequence ATGAAACGATTTTGGTTTAAGTTTTTCGAGATGACTTTGGTAGTATCCGCTGTCAGCTTGTGGATACTTGTTGGGGCGGAGCAGGTTGATGCGTCTGAAGAGGCGCAACAATCCACTGTATTGGCGACGATTATTTATACCGAGCAGATCAACATACGCGGTGGTCCAAGCACTGTCTATTATCCCATCGTTGGGACAGCCCAGCCTGGGGAAGTTTTTCCAGCGATTGGTGTTTCGCCGGGGCGGGAGTGGGTCGCCATTACGTTTCCATCTGCGCCGGGTGGGGTGGGATGGGTGTATGCTACATTTGTAAGTATTTCGGGAGGGGAGTTGAATGTAGTTGAACCGCCCCCGACACCCACGCCGTTTGCGACCGCGACAGTGAACCCAACATTCGCCGCGGCTTTTATCTTTCAACCCACTACCACGCGAATGCCAACTTTTACACCTCCGCCGCCTTTGGAAATACCGCAGTATACCGATGTGGCACCACGCTCCTCCGGCATTGCATCTGGAGCGATTGTAATTGGTTTATTATTCATTGGCATCGTTGTATATGTTGTTTCGATTGCTTTGAATAGACAGTAA
- a CDS encoding sodium-translocating pyrophosphatase — MGLTNFEQIAIWAVFAIAWLGLGYAVFLRSQILREDKGTEKMQEVWGAIKDGANAYLQKQFRSILPLIAILTIVLFLSVYVVPPSPEAKLRFPTFSDAQLKLWIGIARGLAFIMGAGFSLAVGQIGMRMAIEGNVRVASASKRSFGEALRIAYRAGTITGMLTDGLGLLGGTLIFMILGVAAPDALLGFGFGGTLLALFMRVGGGIFTKAADVGADLVGKVEAGIPEDDPRNPAVIADLVGDNVGDCAGMAADIFESYEVTMVSGLILGLALWHITGRLEWIVFPLIVRGIGVLSSIVGTYFVKAGTTGKSADAMNAIFSGFLTSAVISALLFFVAGWLYMKDTMAAFGGWWRMPAAVGVGVVLAILIDRLTEYFTGTHASPVNDIKKSADTGPATLILSGISVGFESSVWSVIVIALTIVASIVIFGTIPGVGVERATYILYGVAMTGIGMLTLTGNNVAMDSFGPISDNANGIGEMAWSGQTDKATKDAQQIMADLDAVGNTTKAITKGVAIGSAVIAAVSLFGSFLVDVTRAQVSLNIPEASWIKNIGIRVDDPQIFVGMLIGGALPWLFSSFAVQAVTRAASLIVLEVRRQFKLGVLEGKVKPDYKQAVEISTTAAQKELVSLALLGIVTPIVVGLMLGVEALGGFLAGIIVSGQLLAVFLNNAGGAWDNAKKLIEDEPKDPQNNLGKGSERHKAAVVGDTVGDPFKDTAGPALNPMIKVVNLVSVIVAPVVVQYAGATGLTLVVVWVVAIALLGVLGWAILESKKPAPSMGK; from the coding sequence ATGGGTCTCACCAATTTTGAACAGATTGCGATTTGGGCCGTATTTGCTATTGCATGGCTTGGCCTTGGATACGCAGTCTTCCTTCGTTCTCAGATCCTGCGCGAGGACAAAGGCACTGAAAAAATGCAAGAAGTTTGGGGCGCAATTAAAGATGGAGCGAATGCTTATTTACAAAAGCAATTTCGCTCCATTTTGCCTTTAATTGCGATATTGACGATTGTGTTGTTCTTGTCCGTCTATGTTGTTCCGCCTTCACCCGAAGCTAAATTACGCTTCCCGACTTTTAGCGATGCTCAGCTTAAGCTGTGGATCGGTATTGCACGCGGTTTGGCGTTCATCATGGGTGCGGGGTTCTCGCTGGCGGTTGGACAGATCGGTATGCGCATGGCAATCGAGGGCAATGTGCGTGTAGCGTCTGCTTCCAAGAGATCGTTTGGTGAGGCACTTCGTATCGCTTACCGTGCTGGCACAATCACGGGTATGTTGACTGATGGTCTTGGTTTGCTCGGTGGTACGCTCATCTTTATGATCCTTGGTGTTGCGGCGCCCGATGCTTTGCTCGGCTTTGGCTTTGGTGGCACGCTCCTTGCGCTGTTCATGCGCGTTGGTGGCGGCATCTTCACCAAAGCGGCTGATGTCGGTGCTGACTTGGTTGGTAAGGTGGAAGCAGGCATCCCTGAGGATGACCCGAGAAACCCTGCTGTGATTGCGGACCTCGTGGGTGATAACGTTGGTGACTGTGCTGGTATGGCCGCTGACATTTTCGAATCCTATGAAGTAACGATGGTTTCTGGACTTATTCTTGGCTTGGCCCTCTGGCATATTACCGGTCGCCTTGAATGGATCGTCTTCCCCTTGATCGTACGTGGTATTGGTGTGCTTTCATCTATCGTCGGTACATACTTCGTTAAGGCTGGTACGACTGGTAAGAGCGCAGATGCGATGAACGCGATCTTCAGCGGCTTCCTAACATCGGCTGTGATTTCTGCTCTGTTGTTCTTTGTTGCTGGTTGGCTCTATATGAAAGACACAATGGCCGCTTTCGGCGGTTGGTGGCGTATGCCAGCGGCCGTGGGTGTTGGTGTCGTGCTTGCTATTTTGATTGACCGTCTCACTGAATATTTCACTGGGACTCACGCATCACCTGTCAATGATATTAAGAAATCCGCAGATACGGGTCCAGCGACCTTGATCTTGAGCGGTATTTCGGTTGGCTTTGAGTCATCTGTATGGTCGGTGATCGTTATTGCGTTGACAATCGTTGCTTCCATTGTCATCTTTGGAACCATCCCTGGTGTCGGTGTAGAGCGTGCGACATATATTCTGTATGGTGTTGCGATGACAGGCATTGGCATGTTGACCTTGACTGGTAACAATGTGGCTATGGACTCCTTCGGACCGATCTCTGACAATGCCAATGGTATTGGTGAGATGGCCTGGTCTGGTCAAACCGATAAGGCTACCAAAGATGCTCAGCAGATCATGGCTGACCTTGACGCAGTTGGAAACACCACGAAAGCCATTACCAAGGGTGTTGCCATCGGTTCCGCAGTGATTGCTGCTGTGTCGCTCTTCGGCTCATTCCTCGTCGATGTGACTCGTGCTCAAGTAAGTCTGAATATTCCTGAAGCTTCATGGATTAAGAATATCGGTATTCGGGTGGATGATCCGCAAATCTTTGTGGGTATGTTGATCGGTGGCGCGTTGCCCTGGTTATTCTCCTCCTTCGCTGTTCAAGCTGTAACCCGTGCGGCTTCCTTGATCGTGTTGGAAGTTCGTCGCCAGTTCAAATTGGGCGTGTTGGAAGGTAAAGTCAAGCCTGATTACAAACAAGCTGTAGAAATCTCCACCACCGCCGCGCAAAAGGAATTGGTCTCGCTGGCTTTGCTCGGCATCGTAACCCCGATTGTAGTGGGATTGATGTTAGGCGTAGAAGCGTTGGGTGGCTTCCTTGCTGGTATTATCGTCTCTGGTCAGTTGCTTGCGGTGTTCCTCAATAACGCTGGTGGCGCTTGGGACAATGCCAAGAAGTTGATTGAAGACGAACCCAAAGATCCGCAGAATAATCTCGGTAAGGGTTCTGAACGTCATAAGGCCGCTGTAGTGGGTGATACTGTTGGTGATCCCTTCAAGGACACGGCTGGCCCTGCTCTTAACCCGATGATCAAAGTTGTGAATCTTGTATCGGTCATCGTCGCTCCGGTAGTTGTGCAGTATGCAGGAGCCACTGGTTTGACTTTGGTTGTTGTTTGGGTTGTCGCAATCGCTTTGCTCGGTGTGCTCGGCTGGGCAATTCTTGAATCTAAGAAACCAGCTCCATCCATGGGGAAGTAA